From the genome of Streptomyces sp. S4.7:
GATCCGTCGGACTGGAGCACGATCAAGGGAGAGCCCTCGCCCGCCGTGTTGGCCGCGACGACGGGGCCGGTCTTCACCCGTGTCCATGTGCGCTCGGTGACGTCCAGAACCCACACGGCCCGCTCCCCGGCCGAAGCCGTGAGCGTGTCGCTGCCGGGCCGGTACCGGAAGGCCGTAGCGCGATCCCCGTCGAGTACGTCGTCGCCGTACGTGATTTTCCGGGCCGTGAACGCGCCGTCGGCCTCACGGACGAGCAGGGCACCGTCGGCGCAGCCCAGGACGACTCCGCGCCGGGTGACGGCATCGCCCTGCGGGTCCTCGCACGCCGCGTCCGGCGACGCGACGCGCTTGCCCTCGCGGTCGTACACCGAGAGCTGCGCGGCGTCCTGCCCGTTGTCGGTGAGGCTGAGCAGGTGCTCCGCGTACGGCAGGACAACGCCCGCCTGTGTGCCGGGAAGCGTGCGGGGCGAGCCGACCCTGCCCTTCTCCAGTTCGGCCCGACGGTAGATCCTGGCGCGGCCGTCCGCGTCGGTGATTGCGGTCACCGCGGCGTCGCTGCGGACGTGCGCACCCGAACCTCCGGGCAGTTCGCCCACGTCGCGTGTGGCCGCGCGGTAGTAGTGGACGTGGTCGCCGTGATCCACCATCCAGGCGCCGCCATCGAGGACGTGCGTGCCGCCTGAGGTGTGGAAGTAGCCGAACCGGCCGTCCGTGGTGAGTCCGGTGGTGCCCGTCCTCCGGGACACCTCCTGCGCCTTGCCGGTGATCAGATCGAGTACCCGGGTGTCTCCGGTCCCCGGGTCGTTGAGCAGCAGCCGCGACTGCTGCTCCGCCTTCTCCTGTGCCCCCTCGACGTACCCGTGAGGAGCGGAGGCCGAGGCGCTGGACTTCGGGGCGGACACGTCGTCGTTCTGACCGGTGCAGCTCGTGGTGAGCAGGGAGAGGGCCACGAGCGCGGCAGGCACCCAGGGAGTGACGTTGCTTCGGACGAGCAAGGGGATCGCCTCAGGTTCTCTTCAGTCGGTTGCCGCGGCGTGCGCGCCGACGTGGCGCGCACGGCGGTGGTCGCGGAGACCGGATGCCAGGTGGGAGAGGAAGAACAGGGCCACCGCGAGGGCCGAGACGGTCGCGCCGGCCGCGGTGCTCAGATGCCAGGACAACAGCAGCCCGCAGAAGGTGGCGGCGATGCCGAGCAGCGCCGCGAGGGCCATGACGCCCCGCACACTGCGCGCCCAGGGCAACGCGGCCGCCGGCGGAGCGATGAGCAGGCCCAGCACCAGCAGCGTCCCCACGATGTGGAAGGAGGCGACGATGGCCAGCGCCAGCAGGCCGAGCAGCACGGCGTGAGCGAGGCGGGGACGCAGGCCGAGCGTCTGGGCCTTCTGCCGGTCGAAAGCCAAGGCGAGGAAAGCCCGGTGGCCGAGGCCCGAGACGACCAGTGCCAGCAGCAGCGCCACGCCCAGCAGCGCCAGGTCCTGTTCACGGACGGCGAGGACGTCACCGAAGAGGAACCCGGTCAGGTCGACCGCGAAGGACTGCGAGCGCGACACGATGATGACGCCGAGGGACAGCATCCCCACGAAGAGCAGGCCGATTCCGGTGTCCTGGGACAGCCTCGGGGTGCCGCCGAGGAGGGTGACACCGGCGGTCATGACGACCGCGCTCAGCACCGCCCCGACCAGCAGGTTGCCACCGAGCAGCGCGGCGAGCGCGACTCCGGGCAGCAACCCGTGGGACATGGCGTCACCCAGGAAGGCCATCCCCCTGAGCACTACCCAGGTACCGGCCAGTGCGCAGATCACCGACACCAACATCCCGCCCCACAGGGCCCGCTGCACAAAGGTCACCTCGAAGGGACCCGTCAACCACTCCATGCGATGAACACTACAATGAAAATCATGTTCAATAAATCCCCTGCTTTCGCCCGAGCCGAGAACGAAACGTCCCGCGTCCGCTTCACCGAGCTCTCCGCCGGTTACCCGGGTCGCCCCGTCCTCCATCAACTGGACGCGGAAATACCGGCGTTGGCCACCACCGCGTTCGTCGGCCCGAACGGAAGCGGAAAGTCCA
Proteins encoded in this window:
- the aztB gene encoding zinc ABC transporter permease AztB, with protein sequence MEWLTGPFEVTFVQRALWGGMLVSVICALAGTWVVLRGMAFLGDAMSHGLLPGVALAALLGGNLLVGAVLSAVVMTAGVTLLGGTPRLSQDTGIGLLFVGMLSLGVIIVSRSQSFAVDLTGFLFGDVLAVREQDLALLGVALLLALVVSGLGHRAFLALAFDRQKAQTLGLRPRLAHAVLLGLLALAIVASFHIVGTLLVLGLLIAPPAAALPWARSVRGVMALAALLGIAATFCGLLLSWHLSTAAGATVSALAVALFFLSHLASGLRDHRRARHVGAHAAATD